The Atribacter laminatus genome contains the following window.
GGGTGATCATAGGCGCAAGGTTGAAAGTTTCAAAGGTTCCAGCGGTCTCAAAGGTTTTATCAACCCCGCGATTCTTGGTGAGCTTCATAATTTCTTCTCGGACATTGGTTTTTCCTGCATCAATAGTCGTGATCCGATTCTTCGAATATCTTTTAACAAATTCCAATTTCATCGGATTGACATCACTCACAAAAATCTCAGTCGCTCCTCCAACTAATGCCGCTTGGGTACACAATAACCCAATCGTCCCGGCTCCCAAGATGGCAATCGAATCACCGAGCTGGAGGTTTCCAAGCTTCATTGCTTCCACCGCGACTGAAAGCGGTTCCATCAATGCTCCTTCTTCATACGAAACCGTCTGTGGAAGTGGAAACACAAAATCCTCTTCACTCATCACATAATCAGCAAAGGCTCCATGAACTCCTGGAACAGCATAAAAAACCATATCCGGACAGAGATGATACTCCCCTCGCTTGCACCATTCACACTGCCGGCAGGGAATACCTGGTTCAACAGTTACCCGATCCCCAACTTTAAACTTTTTTACTCCTTTTCCAACTTCCACCACATCGCCAGCACTCTCATGGCCTAATATCAGAGGCTCTTCAACAACCCATCCAGCTAATCGACCATCCCAATAAAAATGGGCATCAGATCCACAAATTCCAACACTTCTCACTTTGACTTTGACCTGATTGTCTTTGGTTATTTTTGGATCAGGAGTTTCTCGAATCTCAATGTTTTTTGGACTGGTTAAAAATGCAGCTTTCATAGTTTATGCTCCTCGCTTTTATTATTTTATGGGAAAATTTTATCTCCATTTTTTGGATCAAAAAGCAAAATCCGATCGGGAGGGAATTTAACCCATACCTTGGATCCTTTATTAATTTCCTTAATTTTTTCTATTTTAGCTTTCATTTTAATTTTCATAGACACAAGATGAATAATAATTCGATTTCCGATTGGCTCAATAAAGTCACTTTGAGCTTCAAAAAAATCTTCTTTAGGTTGAGTACTTATTAATATATTTTCAGGACTATTTCCTAAAATCACCTTTCTATGTCCTTTCTGTTCATTATCAGTTAATCAAAATTTCAATCAAAGATGTCCAACTTGAAGAGTTTGCTTTTCTTTTTCCCATATCACTCCTTTAAAAATTCATCCCAGGATTCCCTAAAAACCATCCTACAAAAATGTTTTGAGGATAATCATATACGACTTCAAGTTTATCATATTCACACTTTCCCCTTGCTTAAAAATTACTTAGATTTATATAATAACACCTCATTTTATATTAAAAAACCTCTCTTTTTCTTTTAAAAATAATTATTAGTATTATTGAATACAATATTTTATATTAGGTTAAATCGTAATATTTCATTATATAAATTAGAGTACAATTTGTAGTTTCTGCCAGATGTTTACCTTCAATTTACGAATTTCATCAAAATAATTATTTTATTTATATAATCTGCCCATAGGTCGCATCTTTCCCGTGCTTTCTCAAGTAACGCTTTTCTAATAAACTTTGTGGTATGCTTTGAATTTCTGGATTGATTTGTATGGTAAACAATGCCATGCGAGCCAACTCTTCAAGAACTACCGCATTAAAAACTGCTTGGTGACAATCTTTCCCCCAAGAGAATGGTCCATGACTGGCCACTAATACTCCGGGAACATCAAGAGGTTTTTTGGTTGCAAAACATTCGGCAATCACTTTTCCGGTTTCTCCTTCAAAAGATTCTTCAACCTCTTGTTCGGTAAGTGGCCTGGTACAAGGGACCTCGCCAAAAAAATAATCGGCATGAGTCCCACCGAAACATGGAATACTCTTTTGGGCCTGCGCCCATGCCGTTGCATAAGTTGAGTGAGTATGAACAATCCCACCCAATTCGGGAAAAGCCTTATATAAGTCCAAATGAATTTTGGTGTCCACTGATGGTCGATAATTTCCTTCAATTATCTGTCCATTAAGATCGACAACCACCATCATTTCTGAAGTCAGTTTTTCGTAAGGAACACCGCTGGGCTTAATAATGACTAATTTTTTTTTCTGATCTATTTCACTGGCATTTCCCCAGGTATAGATAACCAAACCTTTTTTTTGAAGCTCAATATTCGCTTCATACACCTTTTTTTTCAAATCCATTAACATAAGCTCACCCTACTTTCTCGTTGAGAATTCCATTATTTTTCATGGTTGATCAATTGTGAGGCAGTCAGGTCATCGGTTATCAAAGCTTGAATGAATCTTCCCTTGAGTGCTCCCAGAATGGGAAGAAACTTATTCTTCCCCCCAGCTACCCCAATTACCAATGGTATTTCTTGTAAGTCTTGAAGGCTTATACTGATTCTTCTTTTATCAGCTAAGGTTTCAATAATAGCTCCAGTTTCATCGTAAAAATTGCCACAAATATTCCCAACGACTTTTTTCTTTCGTAATTCTTCAATTTCATGATCATACAAATCCCCGGTATCAAGAAGGGTTGAAGTCTCCAAAACTCCTCCAATTCCTACCAAAGCTATATCAACTTTTTTTGACATATCGAGAACTTTAAAAACACCTTCATTACTTAAAATCGCATCTCGAGTGGCTTGATCCTTGGCAAATGCCGGAGCCATCAAATAAACAACCTGACCATCAAAATTTTCAGCAATCCGACGGGCCAATTCAACTGCCATGACGTCCCCTTTTAATTTTCCATAACCCCCCATAATTTGAACCACTCTTAAACCGGGTATTTTTTTAGGAGTGAGATAGTGGATTATTTCAAAAATGGTTTTCCCATAAGCCACTCCTAAGGTTGAATAGGGATCTAAGCGATTTCTTAAATAAGAGGCTGCAACTTGGGCAACTCTTTTTAAAAGTATTTTGTCGTTTTCTTGAAAGGATAGTGTAATCTTAACTTCCTTTAAACCAAATTTTTCCTTAAGCTGATTTTCATTTTCCAATTCCTTATCTGAAGGTTCTATAATTTTAATTTGGACAATACCCTCTTCTTTAGCTTTTTTAAGCACTCTCCAAACTTTTTGACGAGAAAGGCCAACAATTTCTCCTATCTGATCTTGAGTTAAATCTTCGTAGTAATATAATTTAGCCACTTCTCGCATTAGATCCTGATGAAAGGTATCGGACTTCATTTCTTATCCTTTCATTAACTTTCTAACCCCATTAACGATATCTTCCACTTGAGGGACTAATTGCTTTTCTAAACGAGGATTATAGGGTGGGGGCATTTCAAGACCCCCCAAGCGCATAACAGGAGAATCAAGGTCATCAAAACATTTCTCTCCAATAAATGCTGCCACCTCAGCACCGAACCCTCCCAATTGAGGAGCTTCATAAACCACCAACGCTCGATGGGTCTTTTGTATAGATTTAGTAATGGCTTCGGTATCCAGTGGACGAAGGGAACGAAGATCCAAAACCTCTACATCAATCCCTTCTTGAGCCAATTTTTCCGCTGCTTGTAAGCTTTTGGGAATGAGATTAGAATAGCCAATAATAGTGAGATCAGCGCCAGTTCTTTTCACATCTGCCTTCCCTAATGGAATTAAATATTCTTCTTCTGGAACCACTCCCTTGGTTTTGTATAACAATTTATGCTCTAAAAAAATAACCGGGTTATCATCTCGTATAGCGCTTTTTAAAAGCCCTTTGGCATCAGCAGGATTTGAAGGTAAAACTACTTTTAATCCTGGCACGTGAGCATACCAGGCTTCCTGGCTTTGAGAATGTTGAGCTGCTGCTCCAGTACCCGAACCAATGGGAGCCCTAACCACCATAGGTACCGACGCTTTCCCGCCAAACATAAAACGGATTTTTGCCGCCTGGTTGACCAATTGATCCATGCCAATGGCAATAAAATCTGAAAATTGGATTTCGGCGACTGTTCGCATTCCCACCAAAGAAGCCCCGGCAGCTGCACCAATTATGGCTGCTTCCGAAATTGGAGTATCAATGACCCGTTCTGGACCAAACTCTTCATATAAACCAAGGGTTACGGCAAAAGCACCACCATAAATACCAATATCTTCCCCCATTAAAAAAACCTGAGGATCATTTTTTAGCTCTTCACGCAATGCTTCCCGGATGGCTTCAGAATAAGTAATCACTCGATCAGGCATAAACCATCCTCCTCACCGCTTCTAAATCTGGTTCTGGACTTTGCTCAGCAAATCGAACCGATTCTTGGATAAGCTTTTCAACTTCGACATCGATGTTTCTCAAAATATCTTCTTTAATACCTTCATCGTTGATGAGGTGCTGACGAAAGGACTGGATAGGACAACGAGCTTTCCAACTTTTTATCTCTTCTTTAGTCCGATAAACATTTTTATCGCTTTTGGAATGACCTTTCCAGCGATAGGTTTTCGCTTCAATAAGAGTTGGACCTTTCCCTTCCCGAGCTCGTTCAACAGCCAAACTTACTGCCTCATACACCTCAAGAACTTTATTTCCATTTATGGTCAC
Protein-coding sequences here:
- a CDS encoding L-ribulose-5-phosphate 4-epimerase, with translation MLMDLKKKVYEANIELQKKGLVIYTWGNASEIDQKKKLVIIKPSGVPYEKLTSEMMVVVDLNGQIIEGNYRPSVDTKIHLDLYKAFPELGGIVHTHSTYATAWAQAQKSIPCFGGTHADYFFGEVPCTRPLTEQEVEESFEGETGKVIAECFATKKPLDVPGVLVASHGPFSWGKDCHQAVFNAVVLEELARMALFTIQINPEIQSIPQSLLEKRYLRKHGKDATYGQII
- a CDS encoding NAD(P)-dependent alcohol dehydrogenase → MKAAFLTSPKNIEIRETPDPKITKDNQVKVKVRSVGICGSDAHFYWDGRLAGWVVEEPLILGHESAGDVVEVGKGVKKFKVGDRVTVEPGIPCRQCEWCKRGEYHLCPDMVFYAVPGVHGAFADYVMSEEDFVFPLPQTVSYEEGALMEPLSVAVEAMKLGNLQLGDSIAILGAGTIGLLCTQAALVGGATEIFVSDVNPMKLEFVKRYSKNRITTIDAGKTNVREEIMKLTKNRGVDKTFETAGTFETFNLAPMITRRGGRVTLVGIPPFKEYPYRASDLFDRTVTLNAVYRYANDYPISIRLVEKELVDLKSIVTHRFSLEEIQKGLEVVATRSDNVIKAVMNR
- a CDS encoding sugar-binding transcriptional regulator; the protein is MKSDTFHQDLMREVAKLYYYEDLTQDQIGEIVGLSRQKVWRVLKKAKEEGIVQIKIIEPSDKELENENQLKEKFGLKEVKITLSFQENDKILLKRVAQVAASYLRNRLDPYSTLGVAYGKTIFEIIHYLTPKKIPGLRVVQIMGGYGKLKGDVMAVELARRIAENFDGQVVYLMAPAFAKDQATRDAILSNEGVFKVLDMSKKVDIALVGIGGVLETSTLLDTGDLYDHEIEELRKKKVVGNICGNFYDETGAIIETLADKRRISISLQDLQEIPLVIGVAGGKNKFLPILGALKGRFIQALITDDLTASQLINHEK
- a CDS encoding alpha-ketoacid dehydrogenase subunit beta — its product is MPDRVITYSEAIREALREELKNDPQVFLMGEDIGIYGGAFAVTLGLYEEFGPERVIDTPISEAAIIGAAAGASLVGMRTVAEIQFSDFIAIGMDQLVNQAAKIRFMFGGKASVPMVVRAPIGSGTGAAAQHSQSQEAWYAHVPGLKVVLPSNPADAKGLLKSAIRDDNPVIFLEHKLLYKTKGVVPEEEYLIPLGKADVKRTGADLTIIGYSNLIPKSLQAAEKLAQEGIDVEVLDLRSLRPLDTEAITKSIQKTHRALVVYEAPQLGGFGAEVAAFIGEKCFDDLDSPVMRLGGLEMPPPYNPRLEKQLVPQVEDIVNGVRKLMKG